In Anaerolineales bacterium, the following proteins share a genomic window:
- a CDS encoding STM3941 family protein encodes MDFYSSKLKLLLVQIFLTLLSVLLLTLLRTTIGIILSLFFILLVIKTLPDLFVSTPVLQFDLNGIQTSNQRNNRFGLILWEDIVKIDVGVFFFNRFLTIEVNDPEKFKSRVIADKGKLLALLFQDPSPYISLSFDLMTPSLDKAIEYIKSHHPDKLGGSIAKT; translated from the coding sequence ATGGACTTTTATTCATCAAAGCTCAAATTGCTCCTCGTGCAAATATTTCTTACACTGCTAAGCGTTTTACTGTTGACGCTGCTTCGTACGACTATCGGGATAATACTTTCATTATTTTTTATCCTCCTTGTAATCAAAACACTGCCAGATTTATTTGTTTCAACGCCAGTGTTGCAATTTGATCTTAACGGCATCCAAACCAGTAATCAGCGCAACAATCGTTTTGGTTTAATTTTATGGGAGGATATAGTTAAAATCGATGTCGGTGTTTTCTTCTTCAATCGCTTTCTCACGATTGAAGTGAATGATCCAGAAAAGTTTAAGTCTCGAGTAATTGCCGATAAAGGCAAACTGCTTGCGCTGTTATTTCAGGATCCATCACCATACATTTCGCTATCATTCGATTTAATGACTCCCTCTCTAGACAAAGCCATAGAATACATCAAATCACACCACCCTGACAAACTGGGGGGTAGTATTGCAAAAACTTGA
- a CDS encoding P1 family peptidase, whose translation MQKPRARDLGIPFEGKTGKYNAITDVAGLSVGYSTIIEGESARTGVTIIHPRGKANHDPVFAAWFPFNGNGEMTGAAWVEEGGFLEGPIGITNTHSVGIVRDTIIEWQAKNNALFQKWSCPLVAETADGWLNNMNGFFVKPAHVWEALEKTESGPIEEGSVGGGTGMLSYEFKGGSGTSSRKLPEKFGGWTVGAFVQSNFGVRYQLKIAGVPVGEHLKAHPVWTDGENPFAENGSLIVIVATDAPLLPHQLKRMAKRATLGMARTGSLGGNGSGDIFLAFSTANPNAALGDKNGIVHVQALDNEHLNPLFAASVFATEEAIINAMVAAEDMTGHNGFSVKRLPHEEVREVMRKYNRMQ comes from the coding sequence ATGCAAAAACCCCGCGCACGCGACTTGGGGATTCCGTTTGAAGGCAAGACGGGAAAATATAATGCGATCACAGACGTTGCAGGCCTGAGCGTCGGTTACTCGACGATCATCGAAGGCGAGTCGGCGCGGACGGGGGTGACGATCATTCATCCACGCGGGAAGGCGAATCACGATCCCGTGTTTGCGGCGTGGTTCCCGTTCAACGGCAACGGCGAGATGACAGGCGCGGCGTGGGTCGAAGAGGGCGGATTCCTCGAAGGTCCGATCGGGATCACGAATACACATTCGGTTGGTATCGTGCGCGACACGATCATTGAATGGCAGGCGAAGAATAACGCGTTGTTCCAGAAGTGGTCGTGCCCGCTGGTGGCTGAGACTGCTGACGGCTGGCTCAATAATATGAACGGATTCTTCGTCAAGCCTGCTCATGTGTGGGAAGCGCTGGAGAAAACTGAATCAGGTCCAATCGAAGAAGGAAGCGTCGGCGGAGGGACGGGGATGCTGTCGTATGAGTTCAAAGGCGGGAGCGGAACGTCATCCAGAAAACTTCCTGAAAAATTCGGCGGCTGGACGGTGGGCGCGTTCGTGCAATCCAATTTCGGGGTGCGATATCAACTCAAGATTGCGGGAGTCCCTGTGGGCGAACATCTCAAGGCGCATCCCGTGTGGACGGACGGGGAGAACCCGTTTGCGGAGAACGGCTCGCTGATCGTGATCGTTGCGACCGACGCGCCGTTGTTGCCGCATCAACTGAAGCGGATGGCGAAGCGAGCCACGCTCGGCATGGCGCGGACGGGGTCGCTGGGCGGAAACGGTTCGGGCGATATTTTTCTTGCGTTCTCAACCGCCAACCCGAACGCCGCCCTCGGCGATAAAAATGGAATCGTCCATGTGCAAGCGCTCGATAACGAACATCTCAACCCGTTGTTCGCCGCGTCGGTCTTCGCCACCGAGGAAGCCATCATCAATGCGATGGTCGCGGCGGAGGATATGACGGGGCACAACGGTTTTTCGGTGAAGAGGTTGCCGCATGAGGAGGTGAGGGAGGTGATGAGGAAGTACAATCGAATGCAGTAG
- a CDS encoding peptidylprolyl isomerase, giving the protein MSIESVQDGVVVSIEYTLHVDGELLDSSDGQGPLQFLAGYGNIVPGLENEMMGMKVGESKKVVVQPVDGYGEFDEEAFMQVPKDQFPKEMPLEVGTELTVRDSEDNMQMARIDGIEGDTVTLNFNHPLAGDELHFYVKVISLREPNEEELAHGHVHEDGHHH; this is encoded by the coding sequence ATGAGCATTGAATCGGTGCAAGATGGCGTGGTGGTTTCGATTGAGTATACGCTTCACGTGGATGGAGAATTATTGGATAGTTCCGATGGGCAGGGTCCGCTTCAGTTTTTGGCGGGCTATGGAAATATCGTTCCTGGGCTTGAAAATGAAATGATGGGTATGAAGGTCGGCGAGAGCAAGAAGGTGGTTGTTCAGCCGGTAGACGGATACGGTGAATTCGATGAAGAAGCGTTCATGCAAGTGCCGAAGGATCAGTTTCCAAAAGAAATGCCGCTCGAAGTCGGGACGGAGTTAACCGTCCGTGACAGCGAGGATAATATGCAAATGGCACGGATTGACGGCATCGAAGGCGATACGGTGACGTTGAATTTCAACCATCCACTGGCGGGCGATGAATTGCACTTTTATGTGAAGGTGATTTCATTGCGCGAGCCGAACGAAGAAGAGTTAGCGCATGGGCATGTCCATGAGGATGGGCATCATCATTAA
- a CDS encoding ABC transporter permease has protein sequence MQTQPLSHPTVLSHLRALYALIRKDWKQYWRYPLNAVSSIFQPLIWITPVYFMGRAFSENGKALGFSQYSGTTDFMSFILLGTVLESFINAVFWGMGYALKNDMDSGVMESNWLTPVPRLLILVGHSVTNMLVTALTSLGMLFFGGLIFGFHASGDVFKAFLPIIPMMVGLYGFGFAFAAVVMVLREANTLVDVSSFLVQIFSGANFPVNALPRFLLPVALALPLTYGLDALRAYLIGTNPILPLHWELLLLVVFMFVMLWIGTATFRSLERRVRTLGTLGQH, from the coding sequence ATGCAAACACAACCTCTTTCCCATCCCACCGTCCTGTCGCACCTGCGCGCGCTCTACGCGCTCATCCGCAAAGATTGGAAACAATACTGGCGTTATCCGCTCAACGCCGTCTCATCCATCTTTCAACCATTGATCTGGATCACGCCGGTTTATTTCATGGGTCGGGCTTTCAGCGAGAACGGCAAAGCGCTTGGCTTTTCTCAATACAGTGGCACAACAGACTTCATGTCCTTCATCCTCTTGGGAACCGTGCTGGAAAGTTTCATCAATGCGGTATTCTGGGGCATGGGATACGCGCTCAAAAACGACATGGACTCCGGCGTCATGGAATCGAATTGGCTGACGCCCGTCCCGCGCCTATTGATCCTCGTCGGTCATTCGGTGACGAATATGCTCGTCACCGCGCTCACTTCATTGGGCATGTTGTTCTTCGGCGGATTGATCTTCGGCTTCCACGCTTCCGGCGACGTATTCAAAGCCTTCCTGCCAATCATCCCGATGATGGTAGGGCTTTACGGCTTCGGCTTCGCGTTTGCGGCAGTCGTCATGGTATTGCGCGAAGCGAATACGCTCGTGGATGTGAGCAGTTTTCTGGTGCAGATCTTTTCAGGCGCGAACTTCCCGGTCAACGCCCTGCCGCGTTTCCTCTTGCCGGTGGCGTTGGCTTTGCCGCTCACGTATGGTCTCGACGCACTGCGCGCCTACCTGATCGGGACAAACCCCATCCTCCCCCTGCACTGGGAATTGCTCTTGCTGGTCGTCTTCATGTTCGTCATGCTATGGATCGGGACCGCCACGTTCAGATCGCTCGAACGCCGAGTCCGCACGCTGGGAACGCTGGGCCAGCACTGA
- a CDS encoding ABC transporter permease, translating into MKSELSVNSLGTRGFLADVHALWAVVRREWTIFVRYPSWIIALFIWPVIFPMGYILTARALSGVDGSGLTAFQNTTGLNEYTGYIAVGTMIWMWQNIVLWAVGYSLRNEQLRGTLESNWLSPTWRFAYLLGSSFPQLVSMFMLMLVSGLEYALLFRVQFEGSLWLTLLVILAAIPSVYGLGFAFASVVITVKEANAFVFLVRGIVMVFCGITYPLAMLPGWMQSVAQWLPQTYIIHAMRTAALSTEGFGGIAFDLKMMTLFGIFWLAVGYWLFTTMERRARQTGAIGQY; encoded by the coding sequence ATGAAATCCGAACTGAGCGTTAATTCGCTGGGCACGCGCGGCTTCCTAGCAGACGTGCACGCGCTGTGGGCGGTCGTGCGCCGCGAATGGACCATCTTCGTCCGCTATCCGTCCTGGATCATCGCGCTTTTTATTTGGCCCGTCATCTTCCCAATGGGATACATCCTCACCGCCCGCGCGCTTTCCGGCGTGGACGGCAGCGGGCTTACCGCCTTTCAAAACACAACCGGTTTGAACGAATACACCGGCTACATCGCCGTCGGCACCATGATCTGGATGTGGCAGAACATTGTGCTGTGGGCGGTCGGTTATTCACTGCGCAACGAACAACTGCGCGGCACGCTCGAATCGAACTGGCTCTCGCCAACCTGGCGCTTTGCCTACCTGCTCGGAAGCAGTTTTCCGCAACTGGTTTCGATGTTCATGTTGATGCTGGTCTCCGGGCTGGAATACGCGCTTCTTTTCCGGGTGCAATTCGAGGGCAGTCTCTGGCTCACCTTGCTGGTCATCCTCGCCGCCATCCCATCGGTCTACGGATTGGGTTTCGCGTTCGCCAGCGTGGTCATCACCGTGAAGGAGGCAAACGCCTTCGTCTTTCTGGTACGCGGTATCGTTATGGTCTTTTGCGGAATCACCTATCCGCTCGCCATGTTGCCCGGCTGGATGCAATCCGTTGCGCAGTGGCTGCCGCAGACATACATCATCCACGCCATGCGGACTGCGGCGCTCTCCACTGAAGGTTTTGGCGGCATCGCCTTTGATTTGAAAATGATGACGCTCTTCGGAATCTTTTGGCTGGCGGTCGGCTATTGGCTCTTCACAACGATGGAACGCCGCGCCCGCCAGACCGGCGCCATAGGACAATACTAA
- a CDS encoding ATP-binding cassette domain-containing protein, translating to MSDIAIEANQLVKKFPARPESGDKPANGNAPPAPKRKFSLFGKKEPKPMFTAVDGVDLQIKRGEIFGLLGPNGAGKSTTIRMLCTLLEPTSGSARVNGFDVVKQANDVRRSLGTVLAGERSIYWKLSGRENLEYFAALYHIPSAVAKKRVEDLLERMEIKNRANELVEKYSTGMRQRIAIAKALLARPPILLLDEPTLGLDPQAARNLRELIAQLKQEGHTILLTTHYMEEADQLSDRIGIIDTGKVIALDTPAGLKRHIDQSEVIRLEVLGWQDYVGDKLRALSEIHSLVARKQDEGDLWEVNLQSNDSRAALPRIVEHIGGNGTRLVNMNIVKPSLEDVFIQLTGKALRD from the coding sequence ATGTCTGACATTGCAATCGAAGCCAATCAGTTGGTGAAGAAATTCCCTGCCCGCCCGGAATCTGGCGACAAGCCTGCCAATGGCAACGCCCCCCCTGCCCCAAAGCGCAAGTTTTCGTTGTTCGGTAAAAAAGAACCAAAGCCAATGTTTACCGCCGTTGACGGGGTTGACCTGCAAATCAAACGCGGCGAGATCTTCGGCTTGCTCGGACCGAACGGCGCGGGAAAATCCACCACCATCCGCATGCTTTGCACGTTGCTCGAGCCCACCAGCGGATCGGCGCGCGTCAATGGGTTCGACGTGGTCAAGCAGGCGAACGACGTCCGCCGCAGTTTGGGAACCGTGCTGGCTGGCGAGCGAAGCATCTACTGGAAGTTGAGCGGACGCGAAAATCTCGAATATTTCGCGGCGCTGTATCACATCCCCTCTGCGGTTGCAAAGAAGCGCGTGGAAGACCTGCTCGAACGCATGGAAATCAAAAACCGCGCCAACGAACTCGTGGAAAAATATTCCACCGGGATGCGCCAGCGCATCGCCATCGCCAAAGCCTTGCTGGCGCGCCCGCCGATTTTGTTATTGGATGAACCCACGCTCGGGCTTGACCCGCAGGCGGCGCGCAACCTGCGGGAACTGATCGCGCAACTGAAACAGGAGGGACACACAATTCTGCTCACAACGCATTACATGGAGGAAGCCGATCAACTCTCCGACCGCATCGGCATCATCGACACCGGCAAAGTGATCGCGCTGGATACACCCGCCGGGTTGAAACGGCACATTGACCAAAGCGAGGTGATTCGGCTCGAGGTGCTCGGCTGGCAGGATTACGTCGGCGACAAACTCCGCGCGCTCTCGGAGATTCACAGCCTCGTGGCGCGCAAACAGGACGAGGGCGATCTGTGGGAGGTAAACCTGCAATCGAACGACAGCCGCGCCGCGCTGCCGCGCATCGTGGAACACATCGGCGGGAACGGCACGCGGCTCGTCAACATGAATATCGTCAAGCCGTCGCTCGAGGATGTGTTCATCCAACTCACCGGCAAAGCGTTGCGCGATTAA